The genome window GATGGGCTACAAAATCGGCGTCCACCACCATCTCGGGCCGGGGGTGGGGCTTGAAGGTGGTGGGGGCATACTCAACCGCCGCGGTAGAAACCTCGTACCCCGCCGCTTGCCAGGCTCCGATGCCGCCGTCCAGCACGGCCACCTGCTCGTGGCCCAGCCAGCGCAGGAGCCACCACAGGCGCGGGGCATACATGCCGCCCGCGGGGGGGTCGTCGTAGGCCACCACAATATGTTCGTTGCCGATGCCGGCGCGGCCCAGGGTCTGGGCCAGGGCCTCCGGGGTGGGCAGGGGATGGCGGCCCCCCCGGCGGTCGGGCCGCACCGGCGCCGAGAGGTCTTGCTCCAGGTCGAGGAACAGAGCACCGGGGAGGTGCCCGGCTGTGTAGGCCCGCCGACCGGCTGAGGGGTCTTGCAGGGAAAAGCGGCAGTCCACAATCCGGAGCCGCTCGTGGCCTAGGTGCTCGTGCAGCCATTGGGCACTGACCAGTGGAGAAGGCATGCCAACAGCCTAACACTGCCAGCGGAGACGGATTGTGCGCGACCAATGCCCATCGGGTAATCTAGGGCCATGCAAACCTTCAAGGCACTGGTGGTAGAGTCGGGCGACCCCTACACCGCCCAGATCCGGCAGGCCCGCCTGGACGAGCTGCCGCCGGGTGAGGTGCTGGTGCGGGTGGCCTACAGCAGCCTCAACTACAAGGACGGCCTGGCGATTACCGGCGCGGGCAAGGTGATCCGCAATTTCCCCATGGTTCCGGGCATTGACCTGGCCGGCACGGTGCTGGAGTCGGCCTCGCCGGAGTACAAACCCGGCGACCCGGTGATCCTGACCGGCTGGGGGGTGGGGGAGCGGCACTGGGGCGGCCTCTCGGAGCTGGCTCGAGTGCGCGCGGAGTGGCTGGTGCCCCTGCCCGAAGGGCTTACCTTGCAGCAGGCCATGGGTATCGGTACGGCGGGTTTTACTGCCATGCTGGCGGTGATGGCCCTCGAGGCCCACTCCATAGACCCCGCCAGAGAAGTGCTGGTCACCGGTGCGGCCGGGGGGGTGGGCAGCCTGGCCGTCGCGCTGCTGGCCCAGCGGGGTTACCGGGTGGTGGCCTCCACGGGGCGCGTGCAGGAAGAAGCCTATCTGAAGTCGTTGGGGGCTCACGAAATACTGGATCGCGCGGTGCTCGGCGCCCCCTGCAAACCCCTCGAGTCCGAACGCTTTGCTGGGGCCGTGGACACCGTGGGTGGGGCGGTGCTGGCCGGGGTGCTGCCGCGTGTGGCCTACGGCGGCAGCGTGGCGGCCTGCGGCAATGCCGGTGGGGCGAAGCTCGAGACCACCGTATTCCCCTTTATTCTGCGCGGGGTTAACCTGCTGGGCATCGATTCGGTGATGTGCCCCAAAGAAAAGCGCCTGCTGGCCTGGCAACGCCTGGCCCGCGAACTGCCCAAGCCCTTGCTGGAAGCCACCCTGCAAACCGTAAGCCTCGAGGAAGTGCCGGCGCTGGCCCAGGCCATCCTGCAAGGTCGGGTGCGGGGGCGGGTGGTGGTGAAACTGGACTGAACCCTTTTCTAATGGGCCTGCGCGGTGCTCAAACCGGGCTTTGTGCTTATGATGGTTGGGCCATGTACGAGTACGGCTTGGGCGTGTACAAGGTCTGTAAGGTAATTGCGCGGCTCTTGCTGCAGGTCTTGTTTGGCCTGAAGGTGGAAGGGGCCGAGAAAATTCCCAAGGAAGGCCCGGTGATACTGGCCTCCAACCATATGTCCTTCCTCGATCCGGTGGTGATGGGGGTGGCCTGCCCTCGGGTGGTGAGCTACATGTCGCGCGACGATGTGTTCAACTACCCCATCCTGCGCTGGCTTTTACCGCGCCTGTACGTGATTCCGGTCTCGAGGGGTTCGGGGGACTTGGGAGCGATTAAGGCCGCCATCCGCGTGCTCAAAAACGGTATGGCCTTTGGCATCTTTCCCGAGGGACGCCGCAGCCGTACCGGCTTTATCGAGCCCTTCAAGACCGGCGCGGCGGCCATTGCCCTGCGCACGGGCGCGGTGATTGTTCCAGCCGCCATCATCGGCAGCGATAAAGCCTGGCCGGTGGGCAAAGGGCCGCGCCTGCGCCGTAGGGTTCGGGTGGTGTTCGGAGATCCCATCGTGCTCCCTCCCGGCAAGCCCGACCACCAGACTTTGGAAGAGGTCACACACCGCCTCGAGGCCGCTGTGACCGCACTTTTGCCCCCCGAGTACCACAGAAAGCCCACGGTTTAGGCATTCTGTTTGAAGCAAAATTGCTTTTAACACCGCCCTGATGCTTGCAATTTGTGTATCAGGTGTGATACACTCCGTGCCGAAGGGAAAATAAAGGAGGTAACAGTATGGCACGAGCTGCAGCAAAGAAAACCAAAACCAAAGCCGACCTGATTGACCAAGTGGCCGCTACTGCTGGCTTGAAGAAGAAAGACGCCAAAGCCGCTGTGGACGCTTTCCTGAGCAAAGTCGAAGAAGCCCTCAAGGCCGGTAATAAAGTGCAGTTGACCGGCTTCGGCACCTTCGAAGTGCGCAGCCGCAAAGCCCGCACCGGCGTGAAGCCCGGCACCACCCAAAAGATCAAGATTCCGGCTTCCAAGTACCCTGCCTTCAAGCCCGGCAAAGCCCTGAAGGAAACCGTCAAGAAATAAACCAGCAGTCCCTTCCAACAGAGGAGGCTTCGGCCTCCTCTGTTGACTTGCTGAGACGACTACCCGAGGCGCAGCAGAGGTCGCCACCAGGGAATAGCCAGCAAGAGCAGCACAATGCTCGAGCCATACCAGACCAGGGCCTGACGGTGCTTGAGCAGGGCGTCGGTAGCCTTTTTGATGCGAACACTCCCCACATGGGCCAGTACTACCGCAGCCAGCATCAGTACCCAGTGCTCTGCTATGAAAAAGCGAATCTGGCTATTTTGCATGGCTGCACCAGGGTTGGCCAGCGCGCTCTGTACCACCGGGCTTAGAATCATCAGCAAAACGCCCAGCAGCAGCTGCACGTCCATCAAACCGGTATAGATTAGGCCGGCCTGACGGTCGGAGGGCTCATAACTACGGCGGCTAAGCCCAACGACGCTCCGGTAAACCAGGTATACGGCAGCGAGCAGTACCAACCATCGGGTGATGTTGTGGAAGGATAGCAGAAACTCGTACATGCCTCCATCCTACGGCATGGCCCATGCGCCAGGGCCGCTCCACCTACTGCCAGCGCACCACCCGCTGTAGGTCGTGGCGGTGGTGTTCGAAGCCGGTTTCATCGGCGATGCCAATGGGTAGCAGCGCGGTGATAGCAACATGTGGGGGCAAGTTCAGGATTTCTTTGACCTTGCTCGCATTGAACCCGCCCATTGGTACGGTGTCGTAGCCATAGGAGCGAGCGATCAACATCAAGAAGGCCAGCAGAATGAAGCCCTGGGCCTTACCCCAGTTTTCGCACTCCTCGTCGCTTTTGTTTTCCCAGGCTTTGCGCAGATTGGCGGCCCGGATTTGTTTTTGTTCCAGGGAAAAGCCAGGATGGAGGGTTTCTTCCACGTGCTCGAGGGTATCCTTCATATCGCTATATACCACCAACACCGCAGGAGCCGAGCTGACCTGGGCCTGGTTGT of Meiothermus sp. contains these proteins:
- a CDS encoding MDR family oxidoreductase yields the protein MQTFKALVVESGDPYTAQIRQARLDELPPGEVLVRVAYSSLNYKDGLAITGAGKVIRNFPMVPGIDLAGTVLESASPEYKPGDPVILTGWGVGERHWGGLSELARVRAEWLVPLPEGLTLQQAMGIGTAGFTAMLAVMALEAHSIDPAREVLVTGAAGGVGSLAVALLAQRGYRVVASTGRVQEEAYLKSLGAHEILDRAVLGAPCKPLESERFAGAVDTVGGAVLAGVLPRVAYGGSVAACGNAGGAKLETTVFPFILRGVNLLGIDSVMCPKEKRLLAWQRLARELPKPLLEATLQTVSLEEVPALAQAILQGRVRGRVVVKLD
- a CDS encoding 1-acyl-sn-glycerol-3-phosphate acyltransferase; the protein is MYEYGLGVYKVCKVIARLLLQVLFGLKVEGAEKIPKEGPVILASNHMSFLDPVVMGVACPRVVSYMSRDDVFNYPILRWLLPRLYVIPVSRGSGDLGAIKAAIRVLKNGMAFGIFPEGRRSRTGFIEPFKTGAAAIALRTGAVIVPAAIIGSDKAWPVGKGPRLRRRVRVVFGDPIVLPPGKPDHQTLEEVTHRLEAAVTALLPPEYHRKPTV
- a CDS encoding nitroreductase family protein, yielding MEAVDQRILSVKDAVLTRRSIRKFKAQPIPKEVLEEILSLALKAPSSNNLQPWRVVVVQNPELKERLREAANNQAQVSSAPAVLVVYSDMKDTLEHVEETLHPGFSLEQKQIRAANLRKAWENKSDEECENWGKAQGFILLAFLMLIARSYGYDTVPMGGFNASKVKEILNLPPHVAITALLPIGIADETGFEHHRHDLQRVVRWQ
- a CDS encoding HU family DNA-binding protein, which codes for MARAAAKKTKTKADLIDQVAATAGLKKKDAKAAVDAFLSKVEEALKAGNKVQLTGFGTFEVRSRKARTGVKPGTTQKIKIPASKYPAFKPGKALKETVKK
- a CDS encoding sulfurtransferase → MPSPLVSAQWLHEHLGHERLRIVDCRFSLQDPSAGRRAYTAGHLPGALFLDLEQDLSAPVRPDRRGGRHPLPTPEALAQTLGRAGIGNEHIVVAYDDPPAGGMYAPRLWWLLRWLGHEQVAVLDGGIGAWQAAGYEVSTAAVEYAPTTFKPHPRPEMVVDADFVAHRPAGTVLIDSRAPERYRGEVEPIDPVAGHIPGAINRNWLDSLDASGRFKPTEEQRKRFEGLEGEIITYCGSGVSATANVLALELAGKQARLYAGSWSDWVSDPSRPVARGPE